The proteins below come from a single Acaryochloris sp. CCMEE 5410 genomic window:
- a CDS encoding HIT family protein has translation MIDTCPFCAIAQGDAPVSTVYEDEAVMAFIPLHPVYPGACLVIPKAHIDHFTDIPDPLAAKVIVVAQQVGRKIMTVYKPLRIGMLVHGFTVAHAHLHLIPQYGPLDIMHKHYAYCEDGNVKFGDKDIPTPSRQELDQMASTLKL, from the coding sequence GTGATAGATACTTGTCCTTTTTGTGCGATCGCACAAGGTGATGCGCCCGTCAGCACCGTCTACGAAGATGAAGCAGTGATGGCCTTTATCCCATTACATCCGGTCTATCCAGGGGCCTGTTTGGTCATTCCTAAAGCTCATATTGACCATTTCACCGACATCCCAGATCCTTTAGCTGCGAAAGTGATTGTGGTCGCCCAACAGGTGGGTCGGAAGATCATGACGGTTTACAAGCCATTGCGGATAGGCATGTTAGTGCATGGCTTTACCGTCGCCCATGCTCATCTGCATCTCATTCCCCAATATGGTCCGCTAGACATCATGCATAAACACTATGCCTACTGTGAGGATGGAAATGTCAAATTCGGTGATAAAGATATTCCCACCCCATCCCGCCAAGAACTAGATCAAATGGCATCCACTTTAAAGCTCTAA
- a CDS encoding chlorophyll a/b binding light-harvesting protein gives MATKVDTAPEYPWYSGNSRLEDPAVQGKWLAAHIAQIALIVFWVGLNTFSENQAFDTSLPMFDQGLVLIPHLAALGFGVGSGGVVTNTFVFTQIGAIHMVSSFVLFGGAYFHAKIGPAVLADGGRGNTDQFAFSWDDPKKLGYILGHHLVLIGTGALLFVLWIKFHGIYDPTIGEVRTVAAPGSTIGDVVLKYGWFTPGYNCFFVDNLEDLASGHLFIGLVDIAGGIFHINVAPLPWSKVVNKYTYSPDGLLGTAIGGLALMGFISAYFCAVNTLVYPVEFFGPALEVKFGIAPYFKDTADLADGFYTSRAWLANITYYLAFYMLQGHLYHTLKAMGFKFEDIPAVIARDTGNAPA, from the coding sequence ATGGCAACAAAAGTCGATACTGCTCCTGAATATCCCTGGTATTCGGGCAATAGCCGCCTCGAAGATCCTGCGGTTCAAGGCAAATGGTTGGCTGCTCATATTGCTCAGATTGCACTGATTGTTTTCTGGGTTGGGCTCAACACTTTTTCTGAGAACCAAGCCTTTGATACAAGCCTCCCAATGTTTGACCAAGGATTAGTTTTAATCCCTCACTTGGCTGCTTTGGGTTTTGGTGTTGGTTCAGGTGGTGTTGTCACTAATACCTTCGTTTTTACCCAAATCGGTGCCATTCATATGGTGTCCAGCTTCGTTCTGTTTGGAGGTGCATACTTCCATGCGAAAATCGGCCCCGCTGTATTGGCTGATGGTGGACGTGGCAATACTGACCAATTTGCGTTCTCTTGGGATGATCCTAAGAAACTCGGTTATATCCTTGGTCATCACCTCGTGTTGATTGGCACGGGTGCTTTGCTATTCGTTCTGTGGATCAAGTTCCACGGTATCTATGACCCCACGATTGGTGAAGTTCGTACTGTTGCTGCACCTGGATCTACAATCGGCGATGTGGTTCTAAAGTATGGCTGGTTTACACCTGGCTATAACTGCTTCTTTGTCGATAACTTAGAAGACTTAGCTTCTGGACATTTGTTTATTGGTTTAGTCGATATTGCTGGTGGTATTTTCCACATCAATGTTGCTCCTTTGCCTTGGTCCAAGGTCGTCAACAAGTATACTTACTCTCCTGATGGTCTCTTAGGTACTGCCATTGGTGGCCTCGCCCTCATGGGATTCATCTCCGCTTATTTCTGTGCAGTGAATACTCTTGTTTATCCTGTAGAGTTCTTTGGTCCTGCACTGGAAGTGAAGTTTGGTATTGCTCCTTACTTTAAGGACACAGCTGATCTCGCAGATGGTTTCTACACATCCCGTGCTTGGTTGGCAAATATTACTTACTACCTAGCTTTCTATATGTTGCAAGGTCACCTCTATCACACCTTGAAAGCAATGGGCTTCAAGTTTGAAGATATCCCTGCTGTTATTGCTCGTGATACAGGTAATGCTCCCGCATAA